A stretch of the Corynebacterium maris DSM 45190 genome encodes the following:
- a CDS encoding Na+/H+ antiporter subunit E produces the protein MLWQKFTARFHPMYLIWIVVLWCLMMGEFNWPNLVGGLLIGLLVIFALPLPAMPTRGVNVSWLRLLAFIGIWLKDLAFASVKVSWLALRPAAPPKTAILKVPMRVSNEFVLYFATCAYNLQPGGSVSDIDIANRIWTIHVLDADDEDDIEREIQNVLDLERRMIKIFEGV, from the coding sequence ATGCTCTGGCAAAAATTCACTGCCCGCTTCCACCCCATGTACCTGATCTGGATCGTGGTGCTGTGGTGCCTGATGATGGGCGAGTTCAACTGGCCCAACCTCGTCGGCGGACTGCTCATCGGCCTGCTGGTCATCTTCGCCCTGCCGCTGCCGGCGATGCCCACCCGCGGCGTCAACGTCAGCTGGCTGCGTCTGCTGGCCTTCATCGGCATCTGGCTCAAGGACCTGGCCTTCGCGTCGGTGAAGGTCTCCTGGTTGGCGCTGCGGCCCGCCGCGCCGCCGAAGACCGCCATCCTCAAAGTCCCCATGCGCGTGTCCAACGAGTTCGTCCTATACTTCGCCACCTGCGCCTATAACCTGCAGCCGGGCGGTTCAGTCTCCGACATCGACATCGCGAACCGCATCTGGACCATTCACGTCCTCGACGCCGACGACGAAGACGACATCGAACGCGAAATCCAGAACGTGCTCGACCTGGAACGCCGCATGATCAAGATTTTCGAAGGAGTCTGA
- a CDS encoding MFS transporter, whose translation MTTASSGTSAQRTDRGTVVSWGLWDWGSAALNAVLITFIFSVYLTDSVGQNLDDSVTVLGVEISATPAQWYGWAMGAAGLAIALIAPVMGQRADVRGARRRSVGVWTGVTVALMALLALIRNDDQVYFWLGIGILAAASVTFEFAEVNYFAMLKQISTRDTVGKVSGFGWAMGYFGGIVLLLACYVGFVAGEGETRGALNLPVAGGLNIRLVALFAAVWFFVFALPVLFRVPEIAPSGQARTGFLDSYRTLIRDVRTLWRVDRNSVFFLLSSAVYRDGLAGVFTFGAILAVSVYGLDAGDVLLFGVAANVFSALGALAGGWFDDKVGPKPVIVFSLTAMVATAVALFVVDGPAMFWIFGLILCLFVGPAQSASRSFLSRISPAGRDGQLFGLYVTTGRAVSWLTPLMFGWFVGVFGDDRAGIIGIGLVLLVGGALLLGVRRPDPS comes from the coding sequence ATGACCACCGCTTCTTCCGGGACAAGCGCGCAGCGCACCGACCGGGGCACCGTGGTGTCCTGGGGATTGTGGGACTGGGGTTCCGCCGCGCTCAATGCGGTGCTGATCACCTTCATCTTCTCCGTCTATCTGACGGATTCCGTCGGTCAGAACCTCGACGACTCCGTCACCGTCCTCGGCGTGGAGATCTCCGCCACCCCGGCGCAGTGGTACGGCTGGGCGATGGGCGCCGCGGGCTTGGCCATCGCGCTGATCGCCCCCGTGATGGGACAGCGTGCCGACGTCCGCGGCGCCCGCCGCCGTTCCGTGGGGGTGTGGACCGGTGTCACGGTGGCGTTGATGGCGCTGCTGGCGTTGATCAGAAACGACGACCAGGTGTATTTCTGGTTGGGCATCGGCATTCTGGCGGCCGCGTCGGTGACTTTTGAATTCGCCGAGGTCAACTACTTCGCCATGCTCAAGCAGATCTCGACGCGGGACACCGTGGGTAAGGTCTCCGGGTTCGGCTGGGCCATGGGGTATTTCGGCGGCATCGTGTTGTTGCTGGCCTGCTACGTCGGTTTCGTCGCCGGGGAGGGAGAGACCCGGGGCGCGCTGAATCTGCCGGTGGCCGGGGGACTGAACATCCGCCTGGTCGCGTTGTTCGCCGCAGTCTGGTTTTTCGTCTTCGCCCTGCCCGTGCTCTTTCGGGTGCCGGAGATCGCGCCCAGCGGACAGGCCCGGACCGGGTTCCTCGACTCTTACCGCACGTTGATCCGGGATGTCCGCACGTTGTGGCGCGTGGACCGGAACTCGGTGTTTTTCCTGTTGTCCTCCGCCGTCTATCGCGACGGCCTGGCCGGGGTGTTCACCTTCGGGGCGATCCTGGCGGTCAGCGTCTACGGGCTCGACGCCGGCGACGTGCTGCTCTTCGGCGTGGCGGCGAACGTGTTCAGCGCGCTCGGTGCCCTGGCCGGCGGATGGTTCGACGACAAAGTCGGACCCAAGCCGGTGATCGTGTTCTCGTTGACAGCGATGGTCGCCACGGCCGTCGCTCTCTTCGTCGTCGACGGGCCGGCGATGTTCTGGATCTTCGGGCTGATCCTGTGCCTGTTCGTCGGCCCGGCGCAATCCGCGTCGCGCAGCTTCTTGTCCCGGATCAGCCCCGCGGGCCGGGACGGGCAGCTCTTCGGCCTGTATGTCACCACGGGCCGGGCCGTGAGCTGGCTGACCCCGTTGATGTTCGGCTGGTTCGTGGGCGTGTTCGGCGACGACCGGGCGGGGATCATCGGCATCGGCCTGGTGCTGCTCGTAGGCGGAGCGTTGTTGCTCGGGGTGCGACGCCCGGACCCGTCCTAG
- a CDS encoding Na+/H+ antiporter subunit D, with protein sequence MIDFLQSLTDALIPYMPYMIPTAVLLPALAAALALLLGRTPGAQRFVALGSLTLLSVLSLLMIVITDLEGIQTVQIGGWDAPIGITLVADRLSTTMLFVSSVVLLCVMWYAIAQGVRDGGKDEPVAVFLPSYMLLSMGVNLSFLAGDLFNLYVGFEIFLVASYVLLTLGGSPSRVRAGIGYVVVSMISSMIFLFALAMVYASVGTVNMAQIGERMEDVPVGTRAAIFGTLLVAFGIKAAVVPLDAWLPDAYPTAPSLVTAIFAGLLTKVGVYAIIRMRTAVFTDGIFDDLFLWVGLVTMIVGILGAMAQNDIKRLLSFTLVSHIGYMIMGIGLGSAMGLSGAIFYAVHHILVQTALFLVVGLIERQAGTTSLRRLGSLMYTAPLIAVLYFIPAINLGGIPPFSGFIGKIILLEAAAEKGAWLAWVLVAGAVITSLLTLYVMVLVWSKAFWRDRKDAPEGEIATARPAPLADVTDEVNIKDRKDVGRLPFGMVASTTTLILASVSITVLAGPISSITSRAAESAQDANVYRTAVLGENWEDDPGRTIDQERLDDGSDRLDEREHLMSESTSGNEEDR encoded by the coding sequence ATGATTGATTTCTTGCAGTCGCTCACCGACGCCCTCATCCCCTACATGCCGTACATGATCCCGACGGCGGTGTTGTTGCCGGCTCTCGCCGCGGCGCTCGCGCTGCTGTTGGGCCGCACCCCGGGAGCCCAGCGCTTCGTGGCGCTCGGCTCGCTGACCCTGCTTTCCGTGCTCAGCCTGTTGATGATCGTCATCACCGACTTGGAAGGCATCCAGACCGTCCAGATCGGTGGCTGGGACGCCCCCATCGGCATCACCCTGGTCGCCGACCGCCTGTCGACGACGATGCTGTTCGTCTCTTCCGTCGTCCTGCTCTGCGTCATGTGGTACGCCATCGCCCAAGGCGTGCGCGACGGCGGCAAGGACGAGCCGGTGGCCGTGTTCCTGCCCTCCTACATGTTGCTGAGCATGGGCGTGAACCTGTCCTTCCTGGCCGGCGACCTCTTCAACTTGTACGTCGGCTTCGAGATCTTCCTGGTGGCCTCCTACGTGCTGCTCACCCTGGGCGGCTCGCCTTCCCGCGTGCGCGCCGGCATCGGCTACGTGGTGGTCTCGATGATCTCCTCGATGATCTTCCTCTTCGCCTTGGCGATGGTCTACGCCTCCGTGGGCACCGTCAACATGGCCCAGATCGGTGAACGCATGGAAGACGTTCCCGTCGGCACCCGCGCCGCGATCTTCGGCACCCTGCTCGTCGCCTTCGGCATCAAGGCCGCGGTCGTCCCGCTGGACGCATGGCTCCCGGACGCCTATCCCACCGCACCGTCGCTGGTCACCGCGATCTTCGCGGGCCTGCTGACCAAAGTCGGCGTCTACGCCATCATCCGGATGCGCACCGCCGTGTTCACCGACGGCATCTTCGACGACCTCTTCTTATGGGTGGGGTTAGTGACCATGATCGTGGGCATCCTCGGCGCCATGGCGCAAAACGACATCAAACGATTGCTGTCGTTTACCCTGGTCAGCCACATCGGCTACATGATCATGGGCATTGGGCTGGGATCCGCGATGGGGCTGTCCGGCGCGATCTTCTACGCCGTGCACCACATCCTGGTGCAGACCGCCCTCTTCCTGGTCGTCGGCCTCATTGAGCGCCAGGCCGGCACCACCTCGCTGCGCCGCCTCGGCTCATTGATGTACACCGCCCCGCTCATCGCGGTGCTGTACTTCATCCCGGCGATCAACCTCGGCGGCATCCCGCCGTTCTCCGGCTTCATCGGCAAGATCATCCTGCTCGAGGCCGCCGCAGAAAAGGGCGCCTGGTTGGCGTGGGTGCTCGTCGCCGGCGCCGTGATCACCTCCCTGCTGACCCTGTACGTGATGGTGCTGGTCTGGTCGAAGGCGTTCTGGCGCGACCGCAAGGACGCCCCCGAAGGCGAAATCGCCACTGCGCGTCCGGCGCCGTTGGCCGACGTCACCGATGAAGTCAACATCAAGGACCGCAAGGACGTGGGCAGGCTGCCCTTCGGCATGGTCGCCTCCACCACGACGCTGATCCTGGCGAGCGTGTCCATCACCGTCCTGGCCGGGCCGATCTCCAGCATCACCTCCCGCGCCGCCGAAAGCGCCCAAGACGCGAACGTGTACCGCACCGCGGTGCTCGGCGAAAACTGGGAGGACGACCCGGGTCGCACGATCGACCAGGAACGTCTCGACGACGGCTCCGACCGTCTCGACGAACGCGAGCACCTGATGTCCGAGTCCACGTCGGGCAACGAGGAGGACCGCTAA
- a CDS encoding monovalent cation/H(+) antiporter subunit G: MNWILIADVISLVFILAGSIFVFSAAVGVTRFKDTMSGIHAITKPQTTGLLLVVTGTIIRIVGSEDFSVAERGDLGILVLLILFALMTSPVTAQRLGRVSRREALYGAKEDMSRNDAPAERRARTRR; this comes from the coding sequence ATGAACTGGATACTCATCGCAGACGTCATTTCGCTGGTCTTCATCCTGGCCGGCTCGATCTTCGTCTTCTCCGCCGCCGTCGGCGTCACCCGTTTCAAGGACACCATGTCCGGCATCCACGCGATCACCAAACCACAGACGACCGGTCTGTTGTTGGTGGTCACCGGCACGATCATCCGGATCGTCGGTTCCGAGGATTTCTCGGTCGCCGAGCGCGGCGACCTCGGCATCTTGGTCTTGCTCATCCTTTTCGCGTTGATGACCAGCCCGGTCACCGCACAGCGCCTGGGCCGCGTGTCTCGGCGTGAAGCCCTTTACGGGGCGAAGGAGGACATGTCGCGCAACGACGCTCCGGCGGAGCGTCGCGCCCGCACCCGCCGCTAG
- a CDS encoding monovalent cation/H+ antiporter complex subunit F, giving the protein MNDTLYTSFLLVAAVFLALGFLIMTFRILVGPNSLDRMIGLDGFIAMLQCALAVYICWTLDTTIANAMLVIALLGFISSISVARFRKRDGN; this is encoded by the coding sequence GTGAACGACACACTCTATACCTCGTTTCTCCTGGTGGCGGCGGTTTTCCTCGCGCTGGGGTTTCTCATCATGACCTTCCGCATCCTGGTGGGCCCGAACTCGCTGGACCGGATGATCGGCCTCGACGGGTTCATCGCGATGCTCCAGTGCGCCTTGGCCGTCTACATCTGCTGGACGCTGGACACCACCATCGCCAACGCCATGTTGGTCATCGCCTTGCTCGGGTTCATCTCCTCGATCTCGGTCGCGCGCTTCCGCAAGAGGGACGGTAACTAA
- a CDS encoding gas vesicle protein GvpG, whose protein sequence is MAPADDPDIRRYLAELQEAVGRGEIDTEDFDALAEAALTRAERGEPVRPPTTGPAPPRSPRRRGARPTRNPRARRILTGFLIFWAAAFLLNVTVLAVLSVSAGAVYFWPLGIGFPGTLLLIVWLIVGFDRPET, encoded by the coding sequence ATGGCCCCCGCGGATGACCCCGATATCCGCCGCTACCTCGCAGAACTACAAGAGGCGGTCGGGCGCGGCGAAATCGACACGGAGGACTTCGACGCCCTCGCCGAGGCCGCCCTCACTCGTGCCGAACGGGGCGAGCCCGTTCGCCCGCCGACGACGGGCCCTGCCCCTCCCCGGAGCCCGCGCCGCCGGGGCGCCCGCCCGACCCGCAACCCGCGCGCCCGCCGCATCCTGACGGGTTTCCTCATCTTCTGGGCCGCGGCGTTCCTCCTCAACGTCACGGTGCTGGCGGTGTTGTCCGTCTCTGCCGGGGCCGTCTACTTCTGGCCGCTGGGCATCGGGTTTCCGGGCACGCTGTTGCTGATCGTGTGGCTGATCGTCGGTTTCGACCGGCCCGAAACCTAG
- a CDS encoding Na+/H+ antiporter subunit A: MLILLLILTLAALLAPVAIRYLGRAGFALLALVPAAGFFWVLSLFLTGAFADGGSLDASVEWVPAAHLNLDFRLDSLAALFSLIILGVGALVLLYCWGYFDSNPPRLMKFGGEMVAFAAAMYGLVISDNFLLMYVFWEITSVLSFLLVGYYGERASSRHAAGQALMVTTLGGLAMLVGIILFGQQTGVWTLSEISGIEQLADTPYILPAVILILAGALSKSAIVPAHFWLPGAMAAPTPVSAYLHSAAMVKAGIYLVARLAPDFHVVEGWHLIVVSLGIFTMLLGGWMALKQKDLKLILAYGTVSQLGFIMSVISIGSREALMAGLALTFSHSLFKAALFMIVGAIDHTLGTRDVNEISGLGKKAPWVAVLGWVGALSMAGVPPLWGFVAKEAALGAVLEEPMLAGMPRNLMLVGLVVGSILTMAYALRFLYGAFATKPATHPTGGGTSEAVDKMHPIGPALWLAPAVLNLLTVVFGFWTHPLDHAIGTHLDNVTPLPAGAEDTYLALWHGFTLPLLLTAIIIVAGVVMFWQRDVVAKAQFEKPALGSADHGYDLVLTFFRNISLRLTASTQRGSLGGNLGIIFSVLILLPGIALFLGERNDVRMVLWDSPGQAIASVIIVLAAIAATITTNRLSGVILVGVTGYALAMLFALQGAPDLALTQTLIETVIMVLFMLVLRKLPAEVDKSQTAKNRRLRAWLAIAVGLTVSVVAMFAMNARTESPISSYMPDLAYEVSHGANAVNVILVDIRAWDTFGEISVLVIAATGVASLIYRTRSFTRGSRRPTLSVRGRRWLASGVEGEKAQNRSMMVDVVTRLLFPTMIVLSLYFFFTGHNAPGGGFAGGLVAALAFTLRYIAGGRAELEEALPIDAGKILGTGLIASLIAAFAPMFFGAPPLTSYSWDIALPLVGDVHVPSVLLFDVGVYLIVVGLIKHVLDSMGGQLDLEEEVRKQRARDRARSLQRAAEQRRQSQGVTEGPMASSPRGAGGVAGSSTATKSRIAAAEDAARDDDNHGKEEQ; the protein is encoded by the coding sequence GTGCTTATTCTGCTTCTTATCCTCACCCTGGCGGCGCTCCTCGCACCGGTTGCCATTCGGTACCTGGGGCGCGCCGGATTTGCGCTATTGGCCTTGGTACCTGCGGCTGGATTCTTCTGGGTCCTCAGCCTCTTTCTCACCGGCGCTTTCGCCGACGGGGGCTCACTCGACGCCTCCGTGGAGTGGGTACCCGCCGCGCACCTTAACCTTGATTTCCGCCTGGATTCACTCGCGGCGCTGTTCAGCCTGATCATTCTCGGCGTAGGCGCCCTCGTGCTCCTCTACTGCTGGGGGTATTTCGACTCTAACCCGCCGCGGTTGATGAAGTTCGGCGGCGAAATGGTCGCCTTCGCCGCGGCCATGTACGGCCTGGTCATCTCCGACAATTTCCTGCTGATGTACGTGTTCTGGGAAATCACGTCGGTGCTGTCCTTCCTGCTCGTCGGCTACTACGGCGAACGCGCCTCGTCCCGGCACGCCGCCGGTCAGGCACTCATGGTCACCACCCTGGGTGGCCTGGCCATGCTCGTCGGCATCATCTTGTTCGGCCAGCAGACCGGCGTCTGGACCCTGTCCGAGATCAGCGGCATCGAGCAGCTGGCGGACACCCCGTACATTCTGCCGGCGGTCATCCTGATCCTGGCGGGCGCGCTGTCCAAGTCCGCGATCGTCCCGGCCCACTTCTGGCTGCCCGGGGCCATGGCCGCGCCGACCCCGGTGTCCGCGTACCTGCACTCCGCGGCGATGGTCAAGGCGGGCATCTACCTGGTGGCCCGCCTCGCGCCGGATTTCCACGTCGTGGAGGGCTGGCACCTGATCGTCGTGTCGCTGGGCATCTTCACCATGCTGCTCGGCGGCTGGATGGCGTTGAAACAGAAGGACCTGAAGCTGATCCTGGCCTACGGCACCGTGTCGCAGCTGGGCTTCATCATGTCGGTGATCTCCATCGGCTCCCGCGAGGCGCTGATGGCCGGCCTGGCGCTGACGTTCAGCCATTCGCTGTTCAAGGCGGCCCTGTTCATGATCGTCGGCGCCATCGACCACACCCTGGGCACCCGCGACGTCAACGAGATTTCCGGCCTGGGCAAGAAGGCTCCCTGGGTCGCCGTCCTCGGCTGGGTCGGCGCACTGTCCATGGCCGGCGTCCCGCCGCTGTGGGGCTTCGTGGCCAAGGAGGCCGCGCTGGGCGCCGTCCTCGAAGAGCCGATGCTGGCGGGCATGCCGCGCAACCTCATGCTGGTCGGCCTCGTCGTCGGCTCCATCCTGACGATGGCCTACGCGTTGCGCTTCCTCTACGGGGCGTTCGCCACCAAGCCGGCGACGCACCCCACCGGCGGCGGCACCTCGGAGGCCGTGGACAAGATGCACCCCATCGGCCCCGCCCTGTGGCTGGCCCCGGCTGTGCTGAACCTGCTGACCGTCGTCTTCGGTTTCTGGACCCACCCACTCGACCACGCCATCGGCACGCACCTGGACAACGTCACCCCGCTGCCCGCCGGCGCGGAGGACACCTACCTCGCGCTGTGGCACGGGTTCACGCTCCCGCTGCTGCTCACCGCGATCATCATCGTCGCCGGCGTCGTGATGTTCTGGCAACGCGACGTGGTGGCCAAGGCGCAGTTCGAGAAACCCGCGCTGGGTTCCGCCGACCACGGCTACGACCTGGTGCTGACCTTCTTCCGCAACATCTCGCTGCGTCTGACCGCCTCCACCCAGCGCGGCTCCCTCGGCGGCAACCTGGGGATCATTTTCTCGGTCCTCATCCTGCTGCCCGGCATCGCCCTGTTCCTGGGCGAGCGCAACGACGTCCGCATGGTGCTGTGGGATTCGCCCGGCCAGGCGATCGCCTCCGTCATCATCGTTCTCGCCGCCATCGCGGCCACGATCACCACGAACCGCCTGTCCGGCGTGATTCTCGTGGGCGTGACCGGTTACGCGCTGGCGATGCTCTTCGCCCTGCAGGGCGCCCCTGACCTGGCGCTGACCCAGACCCTGATCGAAACGGTCATCATGGTGCTGTTCATGCTGGTGCTGCGCAAGCTCCCGGCGGAGGTCGACAAGTCCCAGACCGCCAAGAACCGGCGCCTGCGCGCGTGGCTGGCGATCGCCGTCGGGCTGACCGTCAGCGTCGTCGCAATGTTCGCGATGAACGCCCGCACCGAGTCCCCGATCTCGTCCTACATGCCGGATCTGGCCTACGAGGTCAGCCACGGCGCCAACGCGGTCAACGTCATCCTCGTCGACATCCGTGCCTGGGACACCTTCGGCGAAATTTCCGTGCTGGTCATCGCCGCCACCGGCGTGGCGTCCCTGATCTACCGCACCCGCTCCTTCACCCGCGGCTCGCGGCGCCCGACGCTGAGCGTCCGCGGCCGCCGCTGGCTGGCCTCCGGCGTCGAAGGGGAAAAGGCGCAGAACCGCTCCATGATGGTGGACGTGGTCACGCGCCTGCTCTTCCCGACGATGATCGTGCTGTCCCTGTACTTCTTCTTCACGGGCCACAACGCCCCGGGCGGCGGTTTCGCCGGTGGCCTGGTCGCCGCGTTGGCCTTCACCCTGCGCTACATCGCGGGCGGCCGCGCCGAACTCGAGGAGGCCCTGCCCATCGACGCGGGCAAGATCCTGGGCACCGGCCTGATCGCCTCCCTGATCGCGGCTTTCGCGCCGATGTTCTTCGGCGCCCCGCCGTTGACGTCCTACAGCTGGGACATCGCCCTCCCGCTCGTCGGCGACGTGCATGTGCCGTCTGTGCTGCTCTTCGACGTCGGCGTCTACCTCATCGTCGTCGGCCTGATCAAACACGTCCTCGACTCCATGGGCGGACAGCTCGACCTCGAGGAGGAGGTGCGCAAGCAGCGCGCCCGCGACCGCGCCCGCTCGCTGCAGCGCGCCGCCGAACAGCGCCGCCAGTCCCAGGGCGTGACCGAAGGCCCGATGGCCTCCAGCCCCCGTGGCGCCGGCGGAGTCGCCGGCTCCTCGACCGCCACCAAGTCCAGGATCGCGGCCGCCGAAGACGCGGCGCGCGACGACGACAACCACGGAAAGGAGGAGCAGTAA
- a CDS encoding hydantoinase B/oxoprolinase family protein — protein sequence MTKQTNHKNSDELNAVELEIARNRLASIAEEVGTALIRTSYSPNIKDRRDCSAGIYAPDGELLAQAEHIPLHLGLMPTVIRNALAEYGAENLRPGDVLMTNNPYLGGPHLPDICVITPVFRGEELVAVVANIAHHVDVGGMTPGSMAGHSQEIFQEGVRIPTMRLYAEGELQREVLALLMMNIRTADKTRGDLMAQVAANRLGERRLLELLDEWGTDGYARAGRSLISYAERRTRAAIAELPDGAGTFTDYLEHNGVEEEKIPITATVTVDGEELHIDLTETADQVAGAVNCSFAVSEACVAYVIKTLTDPTLPSNAGLMAPITVKTRPGSLVHVQFPGAVAHGNIQTSQRIVDAIYGAFEKFTDGVVPAASSGSMSMVTVGGVDPRDGTYYSYVETYGGGQGAAASGPGASATHTHMTNTRNTPCEVIEREYPLRVDAYEIARGTGGEGRHRGGDALLRRLTLTRGQAAVVAGTSRVTTAPWGLDGGHDGAPARVLRRGADGVEEERASMSHFTLGEGDSVSIQTAGGGGYGSAGN from the coding sequence ATGACGAAGCAGACGAATCACAAGAATTCCGACGAGCTCAACGCCGTCGAGCTGGAGATCGCCCGCAATCGACTGGCGTCCATCGCGGAAGAGGTGGGCACCGCTTTGATCCGCACCTCCTACTCGCCGAACATCAAAGACCGCCGCGACTGCTCGGCCGGCATCTACGCCCCGGACGGCGAGCTCCTCGCCCAAGCCGAGCACATCCCCCTGCACCTGGGGCTGATGCCCACGGTCATCCGCAACGCGCTCGCCGAATACGGCGCCGAGAACTTGCGCCCCGGCGACGTGCTGATGACCAACAACCCCTACCTGGGCGGGCCGCACCTGCCGGACATCTGCGTGATCACGCCCGTGTTCCGGGGAGAAGAGCTGGTCGCGGTGGTGGCGAACATCGCCCACCACGTCGACGTCGGCGGCATGACGCCCGGCTCCATGGCCGGCCACTCGCAGGAAATTTTCCAGGAGGGCGTGCGCATCCCCACCATGCGCCTGTACGCCGAAGGCGAATTACAACGCGAGGTGCTGGCGCTGCTGATGATGAACATCCGCACCGCCGATAAAACCCGCGGCGACCTCATGGCGCAGGTCGCGGCGAACCGGCTGGGGGAGCGACGCCTGTTGGAGCTTCTCGACGAATGGGGGACCGACGGCTACGCCCGCGCCGGCCGCTCGCTGATTTCGTATGCGGAACGACGTACCCGCGCCGCCATCGCCGAACTCCCCGACGGCGCCGGCACCTTCACCGACTACCTCGAGCACAACGGCGTCGAGGAAGAGAAGATCCCGATCACCGCGACCGTCACCGTCGACGGCGAGGAATTACACATCGACCTGACCGAGACCGCCGACCAGGTCGCCGGCGCCGTCAACTGCTCCTTCGCCGTCTCCGAGGCGTGCGTGGCGTACGTGATCAAGACGCTGACCGACCCGACGTTGCCGTCGAACGCGGGGCTGATGGCGCCGATCACCGTGAAGACCCGGCCGGGCAGCCTGGTGCACGTGCAGTTCCCGGGGGCGGTGGCACACGGCAACATCCAGACTTCTCAGCGCATCGTCGACGCCATTTACGGGGCCTTCGAAAAATTCACCGACGGCGTCGTCCCGGCGGCTTCCTCCGGCTCCATGAGCATGGTCACCGTCGGCGGCGTCGACCCACGTGACGGAACCTATTACTCGTACGTGGAAACCTACGGCGGCGGGCAGGGCGCCGCGGCGAGCGGCCCCGGCGCCTCCGCCACGCACACCCACATGACGAACACGCGCAACACCCCATGCGAGGTCATCGAACGCGAATACCCGCTGCGTGTCGACGCCTATGAAATCGCCCGCGGCACCGGCGGCGAGGGACGCCACCGCGGCGGCGACGCCCTCCTCCGGCGGCTGACGCTGACCCGCGGGCAGGCCGCCGTCGTCGCCGGCACCTCGCGGGTGACCACCGCCCCGTGGGGACTGGACGGCGGCCACGACGGCGCCCCCGCCCGCGTCCTCCGGCGCGGGGCCGACGGCGTCGAGGAGGAACGGGCGTCGATGAGCCACTTCACCCTGGGCGAAGGCGACAGCGTGTCTATCCAGACCGCGGGCGGCGGCGGGTACGGCTCGGCCGGAAACTAG
- a CDS encoding Na(+)/H(+) antiporter subunit C: MEANLFLLLASGTMIAAGVYLVTDRVLTRILLGILLIGNGANLLILQAGGPAGSPPVMFRDSEIYGEGQVADPLAQAMILTAIVIAMSLTAFILALIYRQYRYRTVDVVEDDEEDQAIAARPISAAAAPDHDASDDPETGRMTSEGDSFGPKSFEEPVKGAQDD; the protein is encoded by the coding sequence ATGGAAGCGAATCTCTTCCTCTTACTCGCGTCGGGCACAATGATCGCCGCCGGCGTCTACCTGGTCACTGACCGCGTGCTCACCCGAATTTTGTTGGGCATCCTGCTCATCGGAAACGGCGCCAACCTCCTCATCCTGCAGGCCGGCGGCCCCGCCGGTTCCCCGCCGGTGATGTTCCGCGACAGCGAGATATACGGGGAGGGCCAGGTCGCCGACCCGCTGGCCCAGGCCATGATCCTGACCGCGATCGTCATCGCCATGTCGCTGACCGCGTTCATCCTCGCCCTGATCTACCGCCAATACCGTTACCGCACGGTCGACGTCGTGGAGGACGACGAGGAAGACCAGGCCATCGCGGCGCGCCCCATTTCCGCTGCCGCGGCGCCGGACCACGACGCCTCCGACGACCCGGAAACCGGGCGCATGACCAGCGAAGGCGACTCCTTCGGCCCGAAGTCCTTCGAGGAGCCGGTGAAGGGAGCCCAGGATGATTGA
- a CDS encoding pyridoxamine 5'-phosphate oxidase family protein, with product MSTHNDYTESLSTEAALERLSTKTLGRLVVRSGEDIELFPLNYTVHDGKIFFRTAEGTKLFNLAFHKDVLFEADDADLDESSAWSVIVKGEARILTSHSEVLAAEDLPLKPWTPSLKYNFVEITPREVSGRVFLLGEEPQRF from the coding sequence ATGAGCACCCACAACGATTACACCGAGTCCCTGTCCACCGAGGCCGCCCTCGAGCGGCTGTCCACCAAGACGCTCGGCCGCCTGGTCGTGCGCAGCGGGGAAGACATCGAGCTGTTCCCGTTGAACTACACCGTCCACGACGGCAAGATCTTCTTCCGCACCGCGGAGGGAACGAAGCTCTTCAACCTCGCCTTCCACAAGGACGTCCTCTTTGAGGCCGACGACGCCGACCTGGATGAAAGCTCCGCCTGGTCGGTCATCGTCAAGGGCGAGGCCCGCATCCTGACGTCCCATTCCGAGGTGTTGGCCGCGGAGGACCTGCCCTTGAAGCCGTGGACGCCGTCGCTGAAGTACAACTTCGTGGAGATCACCCCGCGGGAAGTGTCCGGCCGCGTGTTCCTCCTAGGCGAGGAACCGCAGCGCTTCTGA